A window of the Lactuca sativa cultivar Salinas chromosome 5, Lsat_Salinas_v11, whole genome shotgun sequence genome harbors these coding sequences:
- the LOC111894848 gene encoding probable serine/threonine protein kinase IRE4 isoform X4 — protein MAGPTRNDGESSEAVGIPTGLNRIKTRITSSSNDNNQLSSSNFHSKSIASRFKQNHQRSFSKGFVKLHSSKEGFRKGKKIARWLTSHLSKDSDRALRDKPPETEKRQHEVKAFDKEAVSSKQQKVRRSTFGKQTEAGNIDKMPEVMKSFSHELGPKGGIRPLYTRSHSFSDLKELLGSLRSNFNAAKDLVNTELSCFKGEVIEVSQKSETLSLEDQRSIQHLLILSKECIEMSCQDFRTKCEAIVQDLTKKRQDCQTGPLKWLFTRMLFILTRCTRLLHFEKHSEHIDEVSLLKMKECLEKIPSYEMSRILKLGIVDSHSGDGLNNKLLDNEKKLHTQKEDSTERWPQSEDSGDLVICRICEEYVPASHLESHSYICAYAEKCDIKGSDVNESLLGLSEILDQIIISCTPVDDSPQNSQFQNLDGCSPKMSEWRNKGVEGMFEDLHEMDTACIEDSTPGNFVNLKGFPGVKSLNGPPSSTGSMTSASSTPKAANFDFFWLELNHPSELEDVQQMTDLRDIAHSAAETDLMEESSHEVLLTCMEDLQDVLQHSKLKALVIDTFGHRIEKLIREKYIIACDLENSNRRMSDVVDTASPSSSVSTPSHSHKERTSIEDFEIIKPISRGAYGKVFLARKRTTGDLFAIKILKKMDMLRKNDIERIVAERNILITVRNPFVVRFFYSFTSRDNLYLVMEYLNGGDLFSLLRNVGCLEEDIARIYIAELLTDFGLSKIGLINSTDDLTRPESKGVIVSDGQSVDHEWSSIDRRGQSAAVGTPDYLAPEILLGTEHGYAADWWSVGVILFELLTGTPPFNSDHPERIFNNILNAKIPWPSVPDQMSYEAQDLINRFLIHDPNQRLGAHGSSEVKAHPFFNGVNWDTLAMQKVAFIPQPDGIDDTSYFISRHSCSSTGTPDDQDCSDAASDTTEFCSDTREKMDVCGDLAEFEAPPDDDLSWINFSFKNLSQLASINHEVLQQNSKDVSRCSSPQNAPTS, from the exons ATGGCCGGACCGACTCGAAACGACGGTGAATCGTCGGAGGCGGTGGGGATTCCGACCGGTTTGAATCGAATTAAGACTCGTATTACGTCTTCTTCCAACGATAACAATCAGCTCAGCTCTAGTAATTTCCATAGTAAGTCTATAGCTAGTCGTTTCAAGCAGAATCATCAGAGGTCTTTTTCCAAAGGATTCGTGAAGCTTCATTCTTCTAAAGAAG GATTCCGCAAAGGGAAAAAAATTGCTCGATGGTTGACATCTCATCTTTCCAAGGATTCTGATAGAGCTCTTAGAGATAAGCCTCCTGAAACTGAG AAAAGACAACATGAGGTCAAGGCATTCGATAAGGAAGCTGTTTCAAGTAAACAACAGAAGGTAAGAAGATCCACATTTGGAAAGCAAACTGAAGCAGGAAACATAGATAAAATGCCAGAAGTCATGAAAAGCTTTTCACATGAACTCGGGCCTAAAGGTGGCATTAGACCTTTATACACACGATCTCATAGCTTTAGTGATTTGAAG GAACTTTTGGGATCATTGAGGTCAAACTTCAATGCTGCAAAAGATTTGGTAAACACAGAGCTATCATGCTTCAAAGGGGAGGTGATTGAGGTATCACAAAAGTCAGAAACATTATCTTTAGAAGATCAAAGATCAATTCAACACCTTCTCATTCTTTCTAAAGAATGTATAGAGATGTCATGCCAAGACTTTCGCACCAAATGTGAAGCCATTGTTCAAGATTTAACAAAAAAGAGGCAAGATTGCCAAACAGGCCCATTGAAATGGCTTTTTACACGGATGCTTTTTATACTAACACGCTGCACAAGGTTGTTGCATTTTGAGAAACACAGTGAGCATATTGATGAGGTGTCCCTTCTTAAAATGAAAGAATGTTTAGAAAAGATTCCTTCGTATGAAATGAGCCGGATTTTAAAGTTAGGAATCGTTGATTCCCATTCCggtgatggtttgaataataagtTATTggataatgaaaaaaaattacataCACAAAAGGAGGATTCAACAGAGAGATGGCCACAATCTGAAGATTCGGGCGATTTAGTAATTTGTCGGATATGTGAAGAATATGTTCCAGCTTCACATTTGGAGTCTCATTCTTATATATGCGCATATGCAGAAAAATGTGATATAAAAGGTTCAGATGTAAATGAAAGCCTTTTAGGATTATCAGAGATACTTGATCAAATCATCATATCGTGCACTCCTGTAGATGATAGCCCTCAAAATTCACAATTTCAAAATTTAGATGGTTGCTCTCCTAAAATGAGTGAGTGGAGAAATAAAGGGGTTGAAGGAATGTTTGAGGATCTTCATGAAATGGACACTGCATGCATAGAAGATTCAACCCCTGGTAACTTTGTAAATCTCAAAGGGTTTCCAGGTGTGAAAAGTCTAAATGGCCCTCCCTCATCCACAGGAAGCATGACATCAGCATCTTCCACACCAAAAGCTGCAAACTTTGACTTCTTCTGGTTAGAGCTTAACCATCCTTCCGAGTTAGAGGATGTGCAACAG ATGACAGATCTTAGGGACATTGCTCATTCTGCAGCAGAGACAGATCTCATGGAAGAAAGTTCACATGAGGTCTTGCTTACTTGTATGGAAGACTTGCAAGATGTTTTACAACATAGCAAGTTAAAAGCACTTGTTATTGATACATTTGGTCATCGAATAGAAAAACTCATTAG AGAGAAATACATAATTGCATGTGACTTAGAGAATTCAAATAGACGTATGAGTGATGTTGTGGACACTGCATCTCCAAGTAGTTCAGTTTCAACTCCTTCACATTCTCATAAAGAGAGAACAAGCATTGAGGATTTTGAGATTATTAAACCAATAAGTAGAGGAGCTTATGGGAAAgtatttcttgcacgtaaaagAACAACTGGTGATTTATTTGCTATAAAG ATTCTCAAGAAAATGGACATGCTAAGAAAAAATGACATTGAAAGGATAGTTGCTGAACGTAATATATTAATCACAGTTCGAAACCCATTTGTG GTTAGGTTTTTCTATTCATTTACAAGTAGAGATAATCTTTATTTAGTGATGGAGTATCTAAATGGAGGTGATCTGTTCTCTTTGCTAAGGAATGTTGGTTGCCTTGAAGAAGATATAGCACGCATTTACATTGCAGAACTG CTTACAGATTTTGGGCTGTCTAAAATTGGTCTAATAAACAGTACGGATGATTTGACGAGACCAGAGTCAAAGGGTGTTATTGTTTCAGATGGTCAAAGCGTTGACCATGAATGGAGTAGTATTGATAGAAGGGGGCAATCAGCTGCTGTTGGCACACCTGATTATTTGGCCCCTGAAATACTTCTTGGAACTGAACATGGCTATGCTGCTGACTGGTGGTCTGTTGGTGttattttatttgaattattaaCAGGAACCCCACCTTTTAATTCAGATCATCCAGAG AGAATATTCAACAACATTCTTAATGCAAAAATCCCATGGCCTTCTGTTCCAGATCAGATGTCGTATGAAGCCCAAGACCTGATTAACAG GTTTCTTATTCATGACCCTAATCAGCGTCTAGGAGCACACGGATCATCAGAG GTAAAAGCACATCCGTTCTTTAATGGTGTAAACTGGGATACACTTGCCATGCAGAAG gtTGCTTTTATACCACAACCAGATGGCATAGATGATACGAGTTATTTTATTTCAAGACATAGTTGTAGTTCAACTGGAACACCTGATGATCAAGACTGTAGTGATGCAGCTTCAGACACTACTGAATTCTGTTCAGACACTAGAGAG aaGATGGATGTATGTGGAGATCTTGCAGAGTTCGAAGCACCTCCTGATGATGATCTTTCATGGATAAATTTCTCTTTCAAG AACTTATCGCAATTGGCATCAATTAATCATGAAGTGCTTCAACAAAACAGCAAGGATGTGTCAAGATGTTCATCTCCACAAAATGCTCCAACCTCATAG